In Gemmatimonas sp., the following are encoded in one genomic region:
- a CDS encoding DUF72 domain-containing protein, translating into MAWAQVHVGNACESRWVAPMSARLRLGTQGWNYPAWVGPFYPAGTRAVDFLRTFTRAFDAVEIDSTFYAIPPASTVRGWASRTPPEFTFTCKLPQEITHERRFVDAVDVLHAFTDRLRDLGPRLGPILIQCGPDFSPAEVDAFAAFLPALPADLRFAVEFRQSAWIRKSTLALLKRHGVALALSDGRWIPRDWLLKLCEQPTADFAYLRWMGPDRSIVDYSRLQVDRSAELDAWSRMIPVLQSQVREVYGFVNNHFAGHGPASLRMLQERLGLPTVDPRSIGDQPSLF; encoded by the coding sequence ATGGCGTGGGCCCAAGTGCACGTGGGCAATGCCTGTGAGTCGCGGTGGGTGGCGCCGATGAGCGCGCGATTGCGGCTGGGCACGCAAGGATGGAATTATCCGGCGTGGGTCGGGCCCTTTTATCCAGCAGGCACCCGTGCCGTCGACTTTCTGCGCACGTTCACACGTGCCTTCGACGCGGTGGAGATCGACTCCACGTTCTACGCCATCCCGCCGGCCAGCACCGTGCGGGGGTGGGCGTCGCGCACGCCGCCGGAGTTCACCTTCACCTGCAAGCTGCCGCAGGAAATCACGCACGAGCGGCGATTCGTCGACGCGGTCGACGTGTTGCACGCGTTCACCGATCGCCTGCGCGATTTGGGACCGCGCCTCGGTCCTATTCTGATCCAGTGCGGTCCCGACTTCTCACCAGCGGAAGTCGATGCCTTTGCCGCTTTTCTGCCGGCCCTGCCCGCCGACCTCCGATTCGCCGTGGAGTTCAGGCAGTCGGCCTGGATCCGCAAGAGCACGTTGGCGTTGCTCAAGCGCCACGGCGTCGCGCTCGCCTTGAGCGATGGCCGATGGATTCCCCGCGACTGGCTGCTCAAACTCTGCGAACAGCCGACGGCAGATTTCGCCTACCTGCGTTGGATGGGACCTGACCGGAGCATCGTCGACTACTCACGCCTGCAGGTGGACCGCAGTGCCGAGCTCGACGCGTGGAGCCGCATGATCCCCGTGCTGCAATCGCAGGTGCGCGAGGTGTACGGCTTCGTGAACAACCACTTCGCGGGTCACGGTCCTGCCTCCCTACGGATGCTCCAAGAACGGCTCGGTCTTCCCACGGTGGACCCGCGCTCGATCGGGGATCAGCCGTCGCTGTTCTGA
- the glgB gene encoding 1,4-alpha-glucan branching protein GlgB has protein sequence MTVPTASAAAALRLVRGESALPHDLLGAHPITRDGVDGVAIRAFQPNAASIAAVLGEQRWPMERDEHGLFAVFLSDRTAPMPYRLEITFGDGRVVLRDDPYRFLPTLGEMDLHLFNEGRHLRLWEKLGAHLCEIDGVVGTSFAVWAPNATRVSVIGAFNGWDGRAHQMRLLGASGVFELFVPGVGAGAMYKFEIRSPSGALRVKTDPYAFKMEPGPGHASIVQARDTYDWKDGAWLAQRADADPLREPMLVYEVHLGSWMRGEHNRLLTYRELAPRLAEHVKRMGFTHVELLPVLEHPFGGSWGYQVGGYFAPTSRHGSPDDFRAFVDTMHEAGIGVLLDWVPAHFPKDDWALRRFDGTACYEHEDPRLGDHPEWGTHIFNYARYEVRNFLLANALYWIEEFHIDGLRVDAVASMLYLDYGREAGQWLRNRFGGRENLEAVSFLKQLNHAVHSLHPGVITVAEESTSWPKVTHPISEGGLGFTLKWNMGWMHDTLDYFKVDPFFRKGAHDKLTFAMMYEYSERFMNPLSHDEVVHLKKSLAEKMPGDIWQRFANLRALIGYSITRPGKSLFFMGTELGSHHEWNHDISLEWHLMGDARRQGLMAFMESLGALYRQHSCFWRRDHEPSGFGWIDVSDKEQSVLSYARYDGASHAIVVLNLTPVPREAYRLGAPAMGTYHVVLNSDATAFGGSGYAVAETAEAELMPYHGFPQSLTVSLPPLSMLVLLPAEQPDARVVVDVVALLPEPGTSRSKQEKPLKAPKTPKPAKEPKREKEPKPAKEPKPAKEPKREKAPKPTKEPKREKAPKLAKEPKREKAPKPAKEPKREKSAKASKPEKALTEAKALQLETKPARKPASKTAAKPTLGSRASTTAVRTASRPTPRKTRPTKVTPPPTPPTNES, from the coding sequence ATGACTGTGCCGACTGCCTCAGCCGCCGCCGCGCTCCGACTCGTTCGAGGCGAATCTGCGCTCCCGCACGACCTGCTGGGGGCGCATCCGATCACCCGTGACGGTGTGGACGGGGTCGCGATTCGCGCCTTCCAACCCAATGCGGCATCCATCGCCGCGGTGCTCGGCGAGCAGCGCTGGCCGATGGAGCGCGACGAGCATGGGTTGTTCGCGGTCTTCCTGAGCGATCGCACCGCGCCCATGCCGTATCGCCTCGAGATCACGTTCGGTGATGGGCGTGTGGTGTTGCGCGACGACCCGTACCGCTTTCTCCCCACCCTCGGCGAGATGGATCTGCATCTCTTCAACGAGGGACGCCATCTGCGATTGTGGGAGAAGCTGGGGGCGCACCTCTGCGAGATCGACGGTGTGGTCGGCACGTCGTTCGCCGTGTGGGCGCCGAACGCGACCCGTGTGTCGGTGATCGGCGCGTTCAACGGCTGGGACGGACGCGCGCATCAGATGCGCCTGCTCGGTGCCAGCGGCGTCTTCGAGCTGTTCGTGCCCGGTGTCGGCGCGGGAGCGATGTACAAGTTCGAGATTCGATCGCCGAGCGGTGCGCTGCGCGTAAAAACGGACCCGTACGCGTTCAAGATGGAGCCCGGTCCCGGGCACGCCTCGATCGTGCAGGCGCGTGACACGTACGACTGGAAGGACGGTGCCTGGCTGGCCCAGCGCGCCGACGCCGATCCGCTGCGTGAGCCGATGCTCGTGTACGAAGTCCATCTCGGCTCCTGGATGCGCGGTGAGCACAATCGTCTGCTCACCTATCGCGAGTTGGCGCCGCGGCTGGCTGAGCATGTGAAGCGCATGGGGTTCACGCATGTCGAGCTGCTGCCGGTTCTCGAGCATCCGTTCGGCGGCTCGTGGGGCTACCAGGTGGGCGGCTATTTCGCCCCTACGTCGCGACATGGCTCGCCCGATGATTTCCGTGCGTTCGTGGATACGATGCACGAGGCGGGTATCGGCGTGCTGCTGGATTGGGTGCCGGCGCATTTCCCGAAGGACGATTGGGCCCTACGCCGCTTCGATGGCACGGCCTGCTACGAACACGAGGATCCGCGACTCGGCGATCACCCCGAGTGGGGCACGCACATCTTCAACTACGCGCGCTACGAAGTACGCAACTTCCTCCTCGCGAACGCGCTGTACTGGATCGAGGAGTTCCACATCGACGGACTACGCGTCGACGCGGTGGCGTCGATGTTGTACCTCGACTACGGCCGCGAAGCGGGCCAGTGGCTCCGCAACCGATTCGGCGGACGCGAGAATCTCGAAGCGGTGTCGTTCCTCAAGCAGCTGAATCACGCCGTGCACTCGCTGCATCCGGGCGTGATCACGGTGGCCGAGGAGAGCACGTCGTGGCCGAAGGTCACGCACCCGATTAGCGAGGGGGGACTTGGCTTCACGCTGAAGTGGAACATGGGCTGGATGCACGACACGCTCGACTACTTCAAGGTCGATCCCTTCTTCCGCAAGGGCGCGCACGATAAGCTCACGTTCGCGATGATGTACGAGTACAGCGAGCGGTTCATGAATCCGTTGTCGCACGACGAAGTCGTGCATCTCAAGAAGTCGCTGGCCGAGAAGATGCCAGGCGACATCTGGCAGCGTTTCGCGAATCTGCGAGCACTGATCGGCTACTCGATCACGCGTCCCGGCAAGTCGCTGTTCTTCATGGGCACCGAGCTCGGCTCGCATCACGAGTGGAATCACGACATCAGTCTCGAATGGCATCTGATGGGTGATGCTCGACGCCAGGGACTGATGGCGTTCATGGAATCGCTTGGCGCGCTGTACCGTCAGCATTCGTGCTTCTGGCGTCGTGACCACGAACCGTCGGGCTTCGGCTGGATCGACGTCTCCGACAAGGAGCAGTCGGTGCTGTCGTATGCACGATACGATGGGGCCTCGCACGCGATCGTCGTGCTCAATCTCACGCCGGTACCGCGCGAGGCGTATCGTCTCGGTGCACCGGCCATGGGCACGTACCATGTAGTGCTCAACTCCGACGCGACCGCGTTCGGCGGCAGCGGATACGCCGTGGCCGAGACGGCGGAGGCGGAGCTCATGCCGTATCACGGCTTCCCGCAGTCGCTCACGGTGTCGTTGCCGCCGCTGAGCATGCTGGTGCTGCTGCCGGCCGAGCAGCCGGACGCGCGCGTCGTGGTCGATGTGGTTGCGCTGTTGCCGGAACCGGGCACGTCGCGCTCGAAGCAGGAGAAGCCTCTGAAGGCGCCGAAGACTCCGAAGCCGGCCAAGGAGCCGAAGCGTGAGAAGGAGCCGAAGCCGGCGAAGGAGCCGAAGCCGGCGAAGGAGCCGAAGCGCGAGAAGGCTCCCAAGCCGACGAAGGAGCCGAAGCGCGAGAAGGCCCCGAAGCTGGCGAAGGAGCCGAAGCGCGAGAAGGCCCCGAAGCCGGCCAAGGAGCCGAAGCGCGAGAAGTCGGCGAAGGCGTCGAAGCCGGAGAAGGCCTTGACGGAGGCGAAGGCCCTTCAGCTTGAGACGAAGCCGGCTCGAAAGCCGGCGTCGAAAACGGCCGCGAAGCCCACGTTGGGGTCGCGCGCATCGACTACGGCCGTGCGCACCGCCAGCCGGCCAACGCCGCGTAAGACTCGTCCGACGAAGGTGACGCCGCCGCCCACGCCGCCGACGAACGAGTCATGA
- a CDS encoding SURF1 family protein — MRRRSTTTLVFGVLTVIAAAVCIRLGIWQLDRLTQRRAQNAIVLARGTMPVVSVSTLQRIDTTESHWRRVHIRGVADYAGEVVHATRSQAGSPGVHLLTPVRPLDGAWGDTAVLVLRGFVYSPDGRTFDRDKAREVDTLDLDALVISYPAHKPGKVQMQTATRAVRLLDRDTIAALTGHPLAPFLLLALGDTAMYDIVKAARVPPPSPSEGPHQSYAMQWFGFALVFLLGFVAFTWGPGRGTAGALSENDPDRDMGGVGNAQNEKVARTPAD, encoded by the coding sequence ATGAGGCGTCGCAGCACAACGACGTTGGTGTTCGGCGTGCTCACGGTGATCGCCGCTGCCGTGTGCATTCGACTGGGTATCTGGCAGCTCGATCGGCTCACACAGCGGCGCGCGCAGAACGCGATCGTATTGGCGCGCGGTACGATGCCGGTGGTCAGTGTGTCCACGCTGCAGCGTATCGACACCACCGAGTCGCATTGGCGCCGTGTGCACATTCGCGGCGTCGCCGATTACGCCGGCGAAGTGGTGCATGCTACGCGTTCGCAGGCTGGCTCGCCGGGCGTGCATCTGCTCACCCCGGTGCGGCCGCTGGACGGGGCGTGGGGCGATACCGCGGTGCTCGTGCTGCGCGGTTTTGTGTACTCGCCTGATGGACGCACGTTCGATCGAGATAAGGCGCGGGAGGTCGACACGCTCGACCTCGATGCGCTCGTGATCTCCTACCCTGCGCACAAGCCGGGCAAGGTGCAGATGCAGACGGCCACCCGCGCCGTGCGTCTGCTCGACCGCGACACGATCGCCGCGCTCACCGGTCATCCGCTGGCGCCCTTCCTGTTGTTGGCGCTGGGCGACACGGCCATGTACGACATTGTGAAAGCCGCGCGCGTGCCCCCGCCGTCGCCATCCGAAGGACCGCACCAGTCGTACGCCATGCAGTGGTTCGGATTTGCTCTCGTGTTTCTCCTGGGCTTTGTGGCGTTCACGTGGGGGCCGGGGCGCGGCACTGCGGGCGCCTTGTCGGAGAACGATCCGGACCGCGACATGGGTGGCGTGGGCAACGCGCAAAACGAAAAGGTTGCGCGGACGCCAGCCGACTAA
- a CDS encoding aminotransferase class I/II-fold pyridoxal phosphate-dependent enzyme, with protein MHERIYLSPPHLGEREEQLVLEAFRTNWIAPLGPHVDAFERELCAYTGAPHAVALSSGTAALHLALEALGIGAGDEVWVSSLTFAASVFPLRYVSAVPVFVDADADSWNMDPSLFVEALQDAARRNALPRAVVLVHLYGQCADVRPIADACTAHGVLLIEDAAEALGATYEGRAAGTFGDVGFYSFNGNKIITTSGGGMLITPHAHVAQRVRTLATQAREPVPHYEHRHVGYNYRLSNVLAGIGRGQLEVLDARVAARRTVFDRYRSGLGVLPGLALMPEATYGRGGMLSTRWLTTLTINAARFGADFETVRLALEAQQIEARPVWKPMHQQPVFAGCRVIGGRVSDALFATGLCLPSGSSLTVAQQDRVIEVVRLCVAAGRTDTGHAAA; from the coding sequence ATGCATGAACGCATTTATCTCTCGCCGCCGCATCTGGGCGAGCGCGAAGAGCAATTAGTTCTTGAAGCGTTTCGGACGAACTGGATCGCCCCACTCGGCCCGCACGTGGATGCGTTCGAGCGGGAGCTTTGCGCATACACGGGCGCCCCACACGCCGTGGCCCTCAGCTCCGGCACCGCCGCGCTGCACCTGGCGCTCGAAGCGCTCGGCATCGGCGCGGGTGACGAGGTCTGGGTGAGCTCGTTGACCTTTGCCGCATCCGTGTTTCCGCTGCGCTATGTCAGCGCGGTCCCGGTGTTCGTCGATGCGGACGCCGACTCGTGGAACATGGACCCCTCGCTCTTCGTGGAAGCGCTGCAGGACGCGGCGCGACGCAATGCGCTGCCACGTGCGGTGGTGCTGGTGCATTTGTACGGTCAGTGTGCGGACGTACGGCCGATTGCCGACGCCTGCACCGCCCATGGCGTGCTGTTGATCGAGGATGCCGCCGAAGCGCTCGGTGCCACATACGAGGGTCGCGCGGCCGGCACGTTCGGCGACGTCGGCTTTTATTCGTTCAATGGCAACAAGATCATCACGACGTCTGGCGGCGGCATGCTGATCACGCCGCATGCGCATGTCGCGCAGCGTGTGCGCACGCTGGCCACGCAGGCGCGCGAGCCGGTGCCGCACTACGAACACCGGCACGTAGGCTACAACTACCGGCTCAGCAACGTGCTGGCCGGTATCGGCCGCGGACAGCTCGAAGTGCTCGACGCGCGCGTTGCTGCGCGGCGGACGGTGTTTGACCGCTACCGTTCGGGCCTCGGCGTCTTACCGGGCCTCGCGCTCATGCCCGAAGCCACGTACGGTCGCGGCGGCATGCTCTCCACGCGCTGGCTCACCACGCTCACGATCAATGCCGCGCGTTTCGGCGCCGATTTCGAAACGGTGCGGCTGGCACTCGAGGCGCAGCAGATCGAAGCACGACCGGTGTGGAAGCCGATGCATCAGCAGCCGGTATTCGCCGGCTGTCGCGTGATCGGCGGCCGCGTATCCGATGCACTCTTCGCGACGGGCCTCTGCCTGCCGAGTGGCTCGTCGCTCACGGTCGCACAACAGGATCGCGTGATCGAGGTTGTGCGGTTATGCGTTGCCGCTGGACGCACCGATACGGGTCACGCCGCGGCGTAG
- a CDS encoding acetyltransferase: MNEIVIYGAGGLGREVAQMLEDLNALEPRWSVLGFLSDDPALRGTRSGDLPVIGSSEWVRARTQPISVVVAVGSPALKHRLVQRVRCPLTTFPTIVHPSVTMGGRVSLGEGTVVGAGAVFTVDIRVGAFVTVGIGCTISHDDVLCDYATLAPGVNVSGAVTVGEGTDVGTGSQVIQGISIGEWSIVGAGAVVCRDLPANVTAVGVPAKTIKERPSGWHRDHHA, encoded by the coding sequence ATGAACGAGATCGTGATCTATGGCGCCGGTGGCCTCGGGCGCGAAGTCGCGCAGATGCTGGAAGACCTCAACGCGCTCGAGCCGCGATGGTCGGTCCTCGGCTTTCTCTCCGACGACCCAGCCCTTCGGGGCACGAGATCCGGCGACTTGCCGGTCATCGGCAGCAGCGAGTGGGTGCGGGCCCGCACACAACCGATTTCCGTGGTCGTGGCCGTGGGCAGTCCCGCCCTCAAGCATCGCCTGGTGCAGCGCGTGCGGTGCCCACTCACGACGTTCCCGACCATTGTGCATCCGTCGGTCACGATGGGAGGGCGCGTCTCACTCGGCGAGGGCACCGTTGTCGGGGCCGGCGCCGTGTTCACGGTGGACATTCGGGTGGGTGCGTTCGTGACCGTGGGCATCGGCTGCACGATTTCGCACGACGACGTGCTGTGCGACTACGCGACGCTCGCGCCCGGCGTGAACGTGAGCGGCGCGGTGACCGTGGGCGAAGGCACGGACGTGGGCACCGGCAGCCAGGTGATCCAGGGGATATCGATTGGTGAATGGAGTATTGTCGGCGCGGGCGCAGTGGTGTGTCGTGACCTGCCGGCGAATGTGACCGCGGTCGGCGTGCCGGCCAAGACGATCAAAGAACGCCCATCGGGCTGGCATCGTGACCATCATGCATGA
- a CDS encoding sugar transferase codes for MIKRTLDIVIAASVLLITSPLLLLLALAVRLNLGTPVLFRQQRPGLHGRPFTMVKFRTMRDAVGRDGRALPDADRLTPFGKLLRSTSLDELPELWNVLRGDMSLVGPRPLLMEYLDRYTPEQARRHEVRPGVTGWAQVHGRNAVSWDERFRLDVWYVEHQSLMLDLRILVRTFTTVLRRTGVSAQGEATMSVFEGSAR; via the coding sequence ATGATCAAGCGCACGCTCGACATCGTCATCGCCGCTTCGGTACTGCTCATCACCTCGCCGCTGCTGCTGCTCCTGGCGCTCGCTGTGCGCCTGAACCTTGGCACGCCGGTGCTGTTCCGGCAACAGCGCCCGGGGCTGCACGGCCGTCCGTTCACGATGGTCAAGTTCCGCACGATGCGCGATGCGGTCGGCCGCGACGGCCGCGCGCTGCCCGATGCCGACCGACTCACGCCGTTCGGTAAGCTGCTGCGTTCCACCAGTCTGGATGAACTGCCGGAGCTCTGGAACGTGCTGCGTGGTGACATGTCTTTGGTCGGACCACGTCCGCTGCTGATGGAGTATCTCGACCGCTACACCCCGGAGCAGGCCCGACGTCACGAGGTACGGCCCGGTGTGACGGGATGGGCGCAGGTGCACGGGCGCAACGCCGTGTCGTGGGACGAGCGGTTCCGCCTCGATGTGTGGTATGTCGAGCATCAGTCGCTCATGCTCGACCTGCGGATTCTCGTGCGCACGTTTACCACGGTACTGCGACGTACGGGCGTCAGCGCACAGGGCGAAGCCACTATGTCAGTCTTCGAAGGAAGCGCACGATGA
- a CDS encoding glycosyltransferase, producing MPTSTASPRLLHIITGLGTGGAEASLVRVIRGAEDPSRHAVVSLTTRGTRANELEAMGVNVRALGLARGHASWKALRDLRAIARDVRADVIQGWMYHASFAASLLSMTSREHWPVLWNVRHALDAWESEPRKLRWLIQLMARFSSHPQAVIYNSSRAARQHEALGYAATRTVVIPNGVDTERFTPNAASRSATRQVLGVPANAVVIGMAARVDPLKDHDTFLRVAAQIAARTSNIHFLLVGTGTEAGTAAQPCPLDAAMAARVSEVPALGRRVVRCGERRDMPAIYNACDLVMLTSRSEGSPNAVAEAMSCGVPCVVTDVGDAAQLVGRSGEVAPVGDVTALTDAALRLVNHEARRAECGHLATARIRAQYAAPIECAAYARLWVSASAGTASVPLHRAAPVERAPRVLVVTTISTTLSAFLLPYADHFRARGWQVDALAAGATTHAGLGMHYDRLFDASWQRRVGGVRHAWRTWRALWGAPRQVRAIVADGAYDLVHVHTPIAAWITRFALRDRAPTTKVIYTAHGFHAYPGASRLRNALFRAVERTAAAWTDYLVVINADDLAIATKDQLAPPGRIVHHPGIGVDARHYHAASAVDRRTTRHGLGFGESQPLIAVVAEFNRNKRQADVIEALALLASRVTAMPTVLFLGDGPRRATVEALAVARGVADHVRFLGHRRDVAAVVASTDALLLPSKREGLPRCLLEAMAMHVPVITSDARGSRDLVAQGRGLSYRTGHVNALADALATLLRQPVEARARADRAAAWIEREAALRHITALHDQLYDAALRGTGLDVDRSVAAEPSADVHGRAA from the coding sequence ATGCCCACGTCCACCGCGTCTCCTCGTCTGCTGCACATCATCACCGGTCTCGGAACCGGTGGTGCTGAGGCGAGCCTCGTCCGTGTCATTCGCGGCGCGGAGGATCCGTCGCGCCACGCGGTGGTCTCACTGACCACGCGTGGCACGCGTGCCAACGAGCTGGAGGCGATGGGCGTGAACGTCCGTGCACTCGGACTCGCACGCGGACACGCCTCATGGAAGGCGTTACGCGACCTGCGGGCAATCGCGCGGGACGTACGGGCCGACGTGATTCAGGGATGGATGTACCACGCCAGCTTCGCAGCCTCGTTACTCTCGATGACGAGTCGCGAACATTGGCCGGTGCTGTGGAACGTCCGGCACGCGCTCGACGCGTGGGAATCGGAGCCGAGAAAGCTGCGTTGGCTCATACAGCTCATGGCGCGCTTCTCGAGTCACCCGCAGGCGGTGATCTACAACTCGTCACGCGCGGCGCGCCAGCACGAGGCGCTTGGTTACGCCGCCACGCGTACGGTTGTGATACCCAATGGGGTCGATACCGAGCGCTTCACGCCGAATGCGGCAAGCCGGTCTGCCACCCGACAAGTGCTCGGCGTTCCGGCCAACGCCGTCGTGATCGGCATGGCCGCGCGGGTGGATCCGCTCAAGGACCACGACACCTTTCTTCGCGTGGCCGCACAGATCGCCGCGCGAACTTCGAACATCCACTTCCTGTTGGTTGGTACGGGTACCGAAGCGGGCACCGCAGCGCAGCCATGTCCGCTCGACGCAGCAATGGCAGCGCGGGTCTCCGAGGTACCAGCGCTTGGCCGTCGCGTGGTGCGCTGCGGCGAGCGCCGCGACATGCCCGCGATCTACAACGCGTGCGACCTCGTAATGCTCACGTCGCGTAGCGAAGGAAGCCCCAATGCCGTGGCCGAGGCGATGAGCTGCGGCGTGCCCTGTGTCGTTACCGACGTCGGCGACGCGGCGCAGCTTGTCGGCCGAAGTGGCGAGGTCGCCCCGGTTGGTGATGTGACCGCCCTGACGGACGCGGCGCTTCGACTGGTCAACCATGAGGCCCGACGCGCCGAGTGCGGGCACCTGGCGACGGCACGCATACGAGCGCAGTACGCGGCGCCGATCGAGTGCGCTGCCTATGCACGCCTGTGGGTCTCGGCGAGCGCTGGTACCGCATCGGTGCCCTTGCATCGCGCCGCACCAGTCGAGCGGGCACCACGAGTGCTGGTGGTCACGACCATCAGCACGACACTGAGTGCGTTTCTGTTGCCCTATGCCGATCACTTCCGTGCGCGCGGCTGGCAGGTGGATGCGCTGGCAGCCGGTGCCACGACGCACGCCGGACTTGGCATGCACTACGACCGGCTGTTCGATGCCTCGTGGCAGCGTCGTGTAGGCGGGGTGCGGCACGCGTGGCGTACGTGGCGCGCGCTCTGGGGCGCGCCGCGACAGGTGCGCGCCATCGTGGCCGATGGCGCCTACGATCTCGTGCATGTGCATACGCCGATCGCGGCTTGGATCACGCGCTTCGCGCTGCGAGATCGTGCACCAACGACGAAGGTGATCTACACGGCGCATGGCTTTCACGCGTATCCGGGCGCCAGTCGCTTGCGCAACGCGCTGTTCCGCGCGGTCGAGCGCACGGCGGCGGCGTGGACGGACTACCTCGTCGTGATCAATGCCGATGACCTCGCAATCGCGACGAAGGATCAGCTGGCGCCGCCTGGCCGGATCGTGCATCACCCCGGCATCGGCGTCGACGCGCGTCACTATCATGCCGCGTCGGCCGTCGATCGGCGCACCACGCGACACGGGCTGGGCTTCGGCGAATCGCAGCCACTGATCGCCGTGGTGGCTGAGTTCAACCGCAACAAACGCCAGGCGGATGTGATCGAGGCGCTCGCGCTGCTCGCGAGTCGGGTCACGGCCATGCCGACCGTACTCTTTCTTGGCGACGGCCCGCGTCGTGCCACCGTCGAGGCGCTCGCGGTGGCGCGGGGCGTGGCGGATCACGTGCGCTTTCTCGGACATCGTCGCGACGTGGCTGCCGTCGTGGCCAGCACGGATGCCCTGCTGCTGCCGTCGAAGCGTGAGGGATTGCCGCGTTGCCTGCTCGAGGCAATGGCGATGCACGTACCCGTGATCACCTCTGACGCCCGCGGATCGCGTGATCTCGTGGCCCAGGGACGCGGTTTGAGCTATCGCACCGGCCACGTGAATGCGCTCGCGGACGCACTGGCCACTCTGCTGCGACAGCCGGTGGAGGCGCGCGCGCGCGCCGACCGTGCCGCCGCGTGGATCGAGCGGGAGGCCGCGCTGCGGCACATCACGGCACTTCACGACCAGTTGTACGACGCCGCGCTGCGTGGTACCGGCCTGGATGTGGATCGATCGGTCGCTGCGGAGCCGAGCGCAGACGTTCACGGACGGGCGGCGTGA
- a CDS encoding glycosyltransferase: MSATMSDRTLIRNDTAAPSALRVVMLLGGLGIGGAETQAIALASELQRDGHTVDLVTLADGALRPVVESLGLTLHVLPRVAGLAFTAMPALTRWLTISKPQVVYAFLEVQWLLALAAVSCIPAARRPRVVLGLRTSDYDAQSPQLKARLVRTLAKRSTPRADLLIANSRAGLDSYRAVVSNAPHGVVVPNGIDVTRFMPSPVSRAYWRGIWSIPTDATIVGHVGRLDPVKDHELLLRAFAVACASDVACHLVCVGHGDPDRVASLEQLAEALGIASRVHLVGGQADTSTIYPAFDLLALTSRREGFPNVVAEAMSCGVPAIVTDCGASADIVAGLGEVAPVGSVDAFAIGLTRLRARCAAALAQDSRSHIVSNFSLGAAASRTAAALQSLFQVDTV; encoded by the coding sequence ATGAGCGCCACGATGAGCGACCGCACGCTTATTCGGAATGACACCGCCGCACCATCCGCCTTGCGGGTGGTCATGCTGCTGGGCGGGTTGGGTATCGGTGGCGCCGAAACGCAGGCGATCGCGCTGGCGTCCGAGTTGCAGCGCGACGGCCACACCGTCGACCTGGTGACGTTGGCTGATGGGGCCCTGCGCCCGGTAGTTGAGTCGCTCGGACTCACGCTGCATGTGCTGCCGCGCGTCGCCGGTCTCGCGTTCACGGCCATGCCGGCGCTGACGCGATGGCTCACGATCTCGAAACCGCAGGTCGTGTACGCCTTTCTCGAAGTGCAATGGCTGCTGGCGTTGGCAGCGGTTTCGTGTATCCCAGCCGCCCGCCGCCCACGAGTCGTGCTCGGGCTTCGCACCAGCGACTACGATGCGCAGTCGCCGCAGCTCAAGGCACGTCTTGTTCGCACGCTCGCCAAACGCTCCACGCCGCGGGCGGATCTCCTGATCGCCAATAGCCGCGCGGGACTCGACAGCTATCGTGCGGTCGTTTCCAATGCGCCCCATGGCGTGGTGGTACCCAACGGCATCGATGTCACGCGGTTCATGCCATCGCCGGTATCGCGCGCGTACTGGCGCGGCATCTGGTCCATTCCGACGGATGCGACCATCGTCGGGCACGTGGGTCGCCTGGATCCCGTGAAGGATCACGAACTGCTGCTGCGTGCGTTTGCCGTCGCGTGCGCGAGTGACGTGGCGTGTCACCTCGTGTGCGTGGGCCATGGTGATCCCGATCGCGTCGCCTCGCTCGAGCAGCTCGCGGAGGCACTGGGCATCGCGAGCCGTGTGCACCTCGTGGGCGGTCAAGCGGATACCAGCACGATATATCCCGCGTTCGATCTGCTCGCGCTGACGTCGCGCCGTGAAGGATTTCCCAACGTCGTCGCGGAGGCGATGTCCTGCGGCGTTCCGGCCATTGTCACCGACTGTGGCGCCTCGGCGGACATCGTCGCCGGACTCGGCGAGGTCGCGCCGGTCGGCTCGGTTGACGCCTTCGCCATCGGACTGACTCGACTGCGTGCGCGCTGCGCGGCCGCACTCGCACAAGACAGTCGTTCCCACATCGTCTCCAATTTCAGTCTCGGGGCAGCGGCATCGCGCACTGCTGCCGCCCTGCAGTCCCTGTTTCAGGTGGACACCGTATGA